CTGAATTACCCTTGAATTGAAATTTTTTATTACCTATAAAATAAGTATTGTTTTTGTTATCTATAGCAGTCATAGCTCTTTTCTGGTAAAATTTTTGCAAAGTAACATCGTTGTCATAAAGCTCTTCGACAATCAAGAGTATTTTAGGAGAATTGCTTTCATTACTAACAAAAGACTTGGGGATGATGGTAGCGTCAGGAACATCAGGAATTGCAACAGATTGACATCCAAGTTGTTGCCAATTCTGCGGGATTTGAACAGTGATCCCCTCGCAAGAGAAGGAAAGAGGTTTTGGGAATAACATAGTTAGCCAAAGTTGAACCTTATCGGGATTAGTGATAAAAGTAACCATAACCGAACCCAATACAGCTATCGGTAAATTTTTTTGCCCGAATTCCATTAGCCATGAAAGGATCGTGTTTTTTTTCTCTGGTTTGCTAGAATTTACAGAGGGCTGTTCGGATGGATGACTTTTTTTCTGATTGTTTGTCCAGAAAGGTAATAGTTGACCGATCCTTGTAATGATCGATTGTTTTGATTTTGTCTCTGGTTTGGTAGAATTTACAGAGGGCTGTTCGGATGGATGACTTTTTTTCTGATTGTTTTTCCTAGAAAAGGGTAGTTTAGGGATCATTGGTTGAGGATGGTTGTTGATGGCATACAGCAGTTACTTTATTCCTCTGGTACAGCCAATTCCTTATTGGATAAACCTTTCAGGGTGGAGAATTTACCAGAACAAACATGAATCCGCCGTAACGATATTATAACTACAGTGTAATCATTGATCTTATCGGATAAATTAGCCGTCAAGGAGAATAATAACGTTAGTGCGATATCGATAATAATTATAATGAGATTTTGTCGGGTGCGTTCCCTGCTGCAACGACAGGGAACGCACCCTATGCCATTTTTCTTTATTCGTGGCAGACATCTTACTCCCATTTTCTTTTCTAGAATAGGGTTTGAGGTTGGAGGCAATTAACCATCTCTGCCATTACTTTAGAAAAATGGTATTAGCAAGGTCCTATTCACGTTTCATCAGGATTATCTTCTATATTGTTGACTTTCGTTAATTGTGGAAAAATATCTCGTACTGACTTTTCAAATTTTTTGTAGGAAGATAAGGATTCTAATTTCGACAATGGGATTTTTGTACCAATCTGTGAATATAAATCGTCAATTTTTAGTTTATTTCGATAGCGTTTAGTAATACCTTCTCTGGCTTTATTGATGGCATTTTTAATCGTTTCTTTCGGATTGCTAAAAGATTCGGGATCTTTATCGATTGCTAACTCACTATCACTTTTCTTTGTACACAATTCTTTTTTTAGTAATTCTTTGTCTGCTAATATCCAGGCTTCAGTCATTTGTATTGGAACGATAGCAACTAAATTTTTACATAAGTCTCGCTCGTCTGATTTAATAGCATTAAAAGCCGGATCAATTCTTTCCTTAAATGCGTTTTCATCTGTTTTATCATCTGCGTCTGCATGGAAGCACAAAACCATTGCTCCCTTCTCCACCGCTTGAATTGCGTATTTTTTAGCTTTTTCTCGGATATTTTCGCCAGAGATTTGTGGAAGACAAATTGGGTCAAAAATTTCTATTTCTTGTTCATCGTCAAAAGCAACTCTCTCGAAAGTGCGCTGAATAATATTCGTTAAAAATCTATGATCGGAACTGCCTTCTGTAGCTAAGGCAATAATTATTTGTTTGATTTTTTTTGCCATCTTAATTGATTTACATTAATTGGTTTTGTTGATTTTTAATATTTTTAATCGCACTTTCAGCATCAGCAGTTTTTAGATATTCGACAACTTCCGAGAGAGTTAGCTTGGCCTCATTTTCGGATAAAAATAAGGTTAATTGCTTTTTATTATCTTTGATAACAGGGTGAAAATTACTGCTTTTCATCTTAATTCGCTTCCCTTCAATAGTGGATATTCGATTGGTAAGTTGAGAAAGCCAAATGCTGACATTTTTATCATCTTGCCAATTAATTAATTGACTCACCAGAACCGGAGAATGAGTGTTCACTATTACTTGGCGTAAAGGCATTTCAGTATCTTCAAAATCGACAGTTAGCTCTTTTAATAATCTTGCCATTGCTTCAATACGAAAAGGATGAATGCCATTTTCTGGCTCTTCAAAACACAGTAATCCTGTGTGTTGTCGGTCGTATTGCAGGACACATAATGTTAATAAACGTAGGGTTCCTTCGGAAAGCACTCTTGAAGAAAACTCCCGACCATCATCACCTTTTACCTTGATAATAAATTGTCGATTTGCTTTGTCGTCATAAACATTAACTTCTGTAAGATTCGGTAGCAGATTATTGAGATCACGGGAAATTGCTGTGAGGGTATATTCATCATCTTGTTTAATGCGAAATAAAGCAGCGGCTAAATTCTTTCCGCTTGCTGTTATTGTATCTCTGATGCCCATATCTTGACGAGTAGGTTCTCGCAAATCTTCGGGATTAAGCTGCATAAACTTCCAACTCAGCATTTCTTGTTTGGCGGCTAATATATGTTTAAAATCTATAGTATTAATGCTGCTTAAAACAGTTTGTGATGCGTTTTTTGCGGGAAATACTTTTTTATTTCCTTGTTGACCGTCTTGAGGTACAACAATGGTAGCAATACCATTAATATCTTCAGTCTTAATATAAGGAATGGCTCTCCTACCCGTTACTTTTGGTCGCCAAGTTTCCAATACTGTCTTAGGAATATAATTTTTTACCCAATTATCTTCATTGTGCTTTAAATTTTCTAAACGTTCATCAACAATATACAAGTTTTCAAAGCCACTTATATTAGACTCTCGTTTAATTTTTAATTGATACCGTAATCTTGTATATTTAAGATCGACTTCCCCACCCCAATTATCTTTTACTTTGCGATTGACTAACATTTCCACTATAAATTCCATTTCCGTGGCGTAGTCGTCCTCATCATATTGGGTAAAAAGTTCGCTAGGATGTCCTCGCTGCTCGCTAAAAGCCGTCTTCAGATCCACTTCTGCCAACCGCGTCAACAATTGCAAAGCATCAAATAAATTACTCTTACCAGAAGCATTAACCCCAGCAACTACAGTAAGCGGCGTAAATTCCATTTCAAAATTATGAAAGGATTTAAAGCCATGAATTTTAATATAAGTAATCATAGTTTTAGGCGATAAGTAATATTAAAACATCAGCGCAATATTTAACCATACTGGAAAATCTTATCAACTTTCGCCTGATACTGTCCTACTATAATCTAGACATTGGCTTACAGGGGTAGTGCAATTACGCCGATTTTGTCGGGTGCGTTCCCTGCTGCAACGAGGGAGAACGCACCTTACCGATCGATTCCTGAGAGTATAGGGTCTTAGTCTAACAAAACCCATAGACAACAGCTTATCTGGCTGACGGCCGACGGCTGACGACCAGAGGCTAAAAATTAACATTGCAAGAAAACTTAACAATTGGCCAAGAAACTCGATCGAGTAGGTAGAATAGCAAGTAAATCATTTTGTAAACTCCACCCGATTAACTAACTAGAATAGAGATAACCCAGAACGCCTGTGATAGATAAAAGACGCACTACTCGCGATCTCCCCCAAATTAACGAAAGAATCCGCTTTCCCGAAATCCGCGTTATCGATAGCGACGGCTCTCAACTGGGAATTATTACTCCTGCCGAAGCTTTGCGCGTGGCCGAAGAAAAGGAACTTGATCTCGTCCTCGTCAGTGAAACGGCAATTCCTCCCGTTTGCCGGATTATGGACTATGGCAAATACAAGTTTGAACAGGAGAAAAAAGCGCGTGAAGCCAAGAAAAAACAGCATACAGCCGATATAAAAGAAGTTAAAATGCGCTATAAAATCGATGAGCATGACTACAACGTGCGAGTCAACCAAGCGCAACGTTTTTTAAAAGCGGGAGATAAGGTAAAAGCGACGATTACCTTCCGAGGTCGAGAAATTCAACACTCTAACCTAGCGGAAGAATTACTGGCTCGCATGGCCAAGGATTTAGAGGATGTAGCTGAGGTACAGCAAGCACCAAAAAAAGAAGGTCGTAACATGATGATGATGTTATCGCCGAAAAAATAACTAACTAATCCGGAAAAAGGGGCTAAGTCCCCTTTTTTGTTCTTCGGAAATCCCGAAAGGAAACCAATAATCTAAAACAAATGTATTATCCGAGAATTAAGTCTCTGGATTGCAATCACAGGCACTCACAGGGGTTAACCTAGGAGCAAAAGACTATTGTGAAGCATAGTCTAAAAATTGATGACCGAGTTTACTGGCTCTTCTAGGTTCTGTGTGATAAGTTTAACTCACAATATGATCGATCTTTGTGTCCTTTGTGTCTTTGTGGTTCGTTCCACCCCCTCGCTAGGAGGAATGTATCTTAGAATACATTTTACCCACCAAGCCTGGGAGAGCCGTTTACTGCTATTGAGCGTGAATGCGTGGATGGAGTAAACGCTCGACCGGTTGACCGTTTTTTAAATGTTCCTCGACAATCTGACTGACATCCTCTGGTTTAACACGACAGTACCAAGTTTCTTCGGGAATAATTCTCACCGTGGGGCTAGTGCTACACTGTCCTTGACAACCACTGGTCATAACGATGACATCTTCTGGGAGAGCTGCCGTTTGCCAAGCTAAAAGAAGCTCGGACGCACCCTGCACCGAACAGGAAGAATGCTGACAGACCATCACAAATCGCTTTTGGGGATAAGACATATTATCAAAAAGTTGCAAAATTAGATAGTTCCCTGGGTATATTCTTGGGAGTCGCTTTGGGGAAGCATAGTTTTATTTTGCCCCGAATCCCCGATACTGGCAACACAAAAAAAAGGGGCTGAAAATTAACCATCAATCTTTAAAATAGAATTGGGAGAAAAATTTAGTCAATCAAGAGGGTAAAAGTGGCATTCGCTAGTCATTGGGTCATGTTAGGTTTATTACTGGGTTTTGCTGTTGCCCATAGCGGATTAGCCAGTTTACGAATGGGGGGAGAAGCTATCATCGGTGCGCGACTGTATCGGGTATTATTTGCCCTTGTGAGTATCCCTCTAGCAGTAATTTTAGTAGTTTATTTCTTCAATCATCGTTATGATGGTTGGCTTCTCTGGCAAGTACAGGGAGTAACCGGAGTTAAAACCCTAGTTTGGATACTTTCGGCCATTTCTTTTTTCTTTCTCTATCCTGCCACCTTTAACCTGCTGGAGATCGCCGCTATCCAAAAACCCCAGGTTCATCTCTACGAAACCGGCATTCTGCGCGTTACCCGTCATCCCCAGATGGTAGGACAGGTGATCTGGTGTATTGCCCATACCCTCTGGTTAGGGACAAGCTTTACCCTATTAACTTCCCTGGGTTTAATTGCTCATCATCTTTTTGCTGTCTGGCATGGCGATCGCCGGTTAGAAGACCGTTACGGAGAGGCATTTTTAAAGGTCAAAGAACGCACCTCAGTGGTTCCCTTTTTAGCGATTATCGATGGTCGGCAAAGTCTAAAATGGCAAGAATTCCTTCGTCCTGCCTATCTAGGAGTAACAGGGTTTATTCTACTCCTCTGGTGGGGTCATCCTTGGCTAATGCAAGCAACAAGTAAAATTTATTGGTGATTTTGCTCCCAACCCCTTTCCTATTGATCCCGATTGGTGTAGCATGGTTTACATATCAAAATAAAATTTTCATAAAATCCGTTTAGACATGATCCTATCTGTCAACGAAAAGAGCTTCCCTAAGCTAGTTTTAGAATCTTCTCGTCCGGTCCTCGTGCATTTTTGGGCTCCCTGGTGTGGTTTATGTCGTTTAATCCAACCCACCCTCTTGTCTTGGCAAAATGACTGTCAAGGTGCGATTCAATTAGTCGGTGTCAATGCCGATGATAATTTTAAATTAGCTAATAGTTTTCGTCTGCGTAGTCTGCCTACTTTAATTCTCTTCGATCAAGGTGTTCCCGTTCATCGTCTGGAGGAAATTCACAGTCGCGAGGAATTGCATCAAACCCTGCGACTAATAGTCAAAAATCAAATCCCGCGTTCAGCTTAAGAGAAAGATACCTTTTCTGATGGGTTCTGTGGTTAAAATGTATTCTGAGATACGGTAACGCCGGTGGGCGAGTGGAACGAACCACAGAGATACAAAGGACACAAAGATCGATCGCTCCTATATCAATTAAACTTATCACACAAAGAATAAGAGAGCCTCTGATGGGACTGGCAGAGATAATATAATAGGGCAAAAAGTAGATAATCCCAATTCCTAAAACTCCCATAGTTCCCCCAGTTCAAAA
This portion of the Microcystis aeruginosa NIES-2549 genome encodes:
- a CDS encoding DUF4276 family protein, whose amino-acid sequence is MAKKIKQIIIALATEGSSDHRFLTNIIQRTFERVAFDDEQEIEIFDPICLPQISGENIREKAKKYAIQAVEKGAMVLCFHADADDKTDENAFKERIDPAFNAIKSDERDLCKNLVAIVPIQMTEAWILADKELLKKELCTKKSDSELAIDKDPESFSNPKETIKNAINKAREGITKRYRNKLKIDDLYSQIGTKIPLSKLESLSSYKKFEKSVRDIFPQLTKVNNIEDNPDET
- a CDS encoding AAA family ATPase; its protein translation is MITYIKIHGFKSFHNFEMEFTPLTVVAGVNASGKSNLFDALQLLTRLAEVDLKTAFSEQRGHPSELFTQYDEDDYATEMEFIVEMLVNRKVKDNWGGEVDLKYTRLRYQLKIKRESNISGFENLYIVDERLENLKHNEDNWVKNYIPKTVLETWRPKVTGRRAIPYIKTEDINGIATIVVPQDGQQGNKKVFPAKNASQTVLSSINTIDFKHILAAKQEMLSWKFMQLNPEDLREPTRQDMGIRDTITASGKNLAAALFRIKQDDEYTLTAISRDLNNLLPNLTEVNVYDDKANRQFIIKVKGDDGREFSSRVLSEGTLRLLTLCVLQYDRQHTGLLCFEEPENGIHPFRIEAMARLLKELTVDFEDTEMPLRQVIVNTHSPVLVSQLINWQDDKNVSIWLSQLTNRISTIEGKRIKMKSSNFHPVIKDNKKQLTLFLSENEAKLTLSEVVEYLKTADAESAIKNIKNQQNQLM
- the infC gene encoding translation initiation factor IF-3, with amino-acid sequence MIDKRRTTRDLPQINERIRFPEIRVIDSDGSQLGIITPAEALRVAEEKELDLVLVSETAIPPVCRIMDYGKYKFEQEKKAREAKKKQHTADIKEVKMRYKIDEHDYNVRVNQAQRFLKAGDKVKATITFRGREIQHSNLAEELLARMAKDLEDVAEVQQAPKKEGRNMMMMLSPKK
- a CDS encoding (2Fe-2S) ferredoxin domain-containing protein, whose product is MSYPQKRFVMVCQHSSCSVQGASELLLAWQTAALPEDVIVMTSGCQGQCSTSPTVRIIPEETWYCRVKPEDVSQIVEEHLKNGQPVERLLHPRIHAQ
- a CDS encoding NnrU family protein, which produces MAFASHWVMLGLLLGFAVAHSGLASLRMGGEAIIGARLYRVLFALVSIPLAVILVVYFFNHRYDGWLLWQVQGVTGVKTLVWILSAISFFFLYPATFNLLEIAAIQKPQVHLYETGILRVTRHPQMVGQVIWCIAHTLWLGTSFTLLTSLGLIAHHLFAVWHGDRRLEDRYGEAFLKVKERTSVVPFLAIIDGRQSLKWQEFLRPAYLGVTGFILLLWWGHPWLMQATSKIYW
- a CDS encoding thioredoxin family protein; the encoded protein is MILSVNEKSFPKLVLESSRPVLVHFWAPWCGLCRLIQPTLLSWQNDCQGAIQLVGVNADDNFKLANSFRLRSLPTLILFDQGVPVHRLEEIHSREELHQTLRLIVKNQIPRSA